Proteins from one Thermoanaerobaculia bacterium genomic window:
- a CDS encoding response regulator produces the protein MALTSLVVIVDDNDDTREALDEILRQEGFSTRVARDGREAIDLLQSCENPCAILLDHRMPNMDGLQFLENRERHPILGLAPVIFISGDPHGLASAETRGAIPVKKPFRVDDLLELVRELCTEKERATGS, from the coding sequence ATGGCACTCACTTCGCTGGTCGTGATCGTCGACGACAACGACGACACGCGCGAGGCACTCGACGAAATCCTGAGGCAGGAAGGATTTTCGACGCGGGTCGCCCGCGACGGGCGAGAAGCGATCGACCTCCTCCAGTCCTGCGAGAACCCGTGCGCGATTCTCCTCGACCATCGCATGCCCAACATGGACGGACTTCAGTTTCTCGAAAACCGCGAACGCCATCCGATTCTCGGGCTCGCTCCGGTGATCTTCATCTCGGGCGATCCGCACGGCCTCGCATCGGCCGAAACCAGGGGCGCGATCCCCGTCAAGAAACCGTTCCGGGTCGACGATCTACTGGAACTCGTCCGCGAGCTCTGCACGGAAAAGGAAAGAGCGACGGGAAGCTGA